A single window of Candidatus Polarisedimenticolaceae bacterium DNA harbors:
- a CDS encoding SxtJ family membrane protein, with product MARRKHDTTKQAVRFAWILFVLLGALASFSAWREHWVRAGIVAALAVVGPALAHLARPAWMAFFARWMKFAEVLGLISTTIILSLFFFLILTPVGLVARLFRKDPLDLDWKHRRRTYWVDREPVEPTFERYEKQY from the coding sequence ATGGCGCGAAGAAAACACGACACGACGAAGCAAGCGGTCCGGTTCGCCTGGATCCTGTTCGTGCTGCTCGGCGCTTTGGCCAGCTTTTCCGCGTGGCGCGAGCACTGGGTCCGCGCCGGAATCGTCGCGGCCCTCGCCGTCGTCGGGCCGGCCCTCGCCCATCTCGCCCGGCCGGCGTGGATGGCCTTCTTCGCCCGGTGGATGAAGTTCGCCGAGGTTCTGGGCCTGATCTCGACGACGATCATCCTGTCGCTCTTCTTCTTCCTGATCCTGACCCCGGTGGGACTCGTGGCGCGCCTGTTCCGCAAGGACCCGCTCGATCTCGACTGGAAGCACCGCCGTCGGACCTACTGGGTCGACCGGGAGCCGGTCGAGCCGACGTTCGAGCGCTACGAGAAGCAGTACTAG
- a CDS encoding DUF6265 family protein, giving the protein MRKPWIVFVLLLPVLCLNASATSPPATSPSATPPPATLADAAWLAGTWQGEGLGGWVEDVWGEPRAGAMPGMFRLVKDGSVAFYEILSIVEKDGSLELRLKHFNADLTGWEEKDKVLAFPLSEKSEGKLRFGGISYTRTEDGLLCVVAIRGKDGVVREEPFRFAKRPG; this is encoded by the coding sequence ATGCGCAAGCCGTGGATCGTGTTCGTGCTCCTGCTCCCGGTTCTCTGCCTGAACGCCTCCGCGACGTCCCCGCCCGCGACGTCCCCGTCTGCGACGCCCCCGCCCGCGACGCTCGCCGATGCCGCGTGGCTCGCGGGGACGTGGCAGGGAGAAGGGCTCGGGGGATGGGTCGAGGACGTCTGGGGCGAGCCCAGGGCCGGGGCGATGCCGGGGATGTTCCGACTCGTGAAGGACGGGAGCGTCGCCTTCTACGAGATCCTGTCGATCGTGGAGAAGGACGGGAGCCTCGAGCTTCGGCTCAAGCACTTCAACGCCGACCTGACGGGCTGGGAGGAGAAGGACAAGGTCCTCGCCTTCCCGCTCTCCGAGAAGTCGGAGGGCAAGCTGCGGTTCGGAGGCATCTCCTACACACGCACGGAGGACGGGCTGCTCTGCGTCGTCGCCATCCGCGGCAAGGACGGCGTCGTGCGCGAAGAGCCGTTCCGGTTCGCGAAGCGCCCCGGCTAG
- a CDS encoding DUF5989 family protein, giving the protein MSYVGVFRELWEFLRQRKKFWLLPLVIVLVLLGLLVALTAKSALAPFIYTVF; this is encoded by the coding sequence ATGTCCTACGTCGGTGTTTTCAGGGAGCTCTGGGAGTTCCTCCGGCAGCGGAAGAAGTTCTGGCTCCTCCCGCTCGTCATCGTGCTCGTTCTCCTGGGCCTGCTCGTCGCGCTGACCGCGAAGAGCGCCCTCGCGCCGTTCATCTACACCGTCTTCTAG